The following nucleotide sequence is from Oreochromis niloticus isolate F11D_XX linkage group LG9, O_niloticus_UMD_NMBU, whole genome shotgun sequence.
TACGCCCCAGGACTCTGTGTACATGGCAGTCACACACAGCAGCCCCCTGACCTCACCCAAACCTCCACCCCTAGACTGGCATCAGGACGGGTCGAGTAGCGGGGAATGGTCACCCAAAGGCATGCAACCCACAAATGCCCTCCTTCCTACGGCTGCTCTTCCCCCTTTACACTTGCATCGGCTTGCCCAAACTTCCAACTTAGCTCGTGAGGATCCTCCCAGTTATGACAGAGTCACCCCAAACACTGTGAGCACTGGCAGTCATGTGAATCACCCCAAAGAGCCCAGCTCTGATGTTGTAAACAGAAGTCTCATGCGCAAATTGGTCAGGGCCCATAACCCAGTTACAGTCAGCACTAACcaggccagcagcagcagcagtcctAAATTTCCTAATGCAGAGATGCCAAATATAGATGTGGAATCTGCTGCTATAGGGGCCCCGAGCCCCCTGGCACCTGCGTCCCTCTCTGGAGCAGACAAAGGGGATGCACTCGATGCAAACCACACAGGGCCTCAGAAGCTGAGTGTAGAGGAACTCGGGCAGTGGTATGATCCACGCCTGCAGCCCCCCTCTTCACTCTCAGTCGATGCTGATGCTGCACGAGGCCTGAAACTCAGGAAGCATGCTGTAGGATCCCCGCACCACGCCATCACCCTTCGCGAGGTGCATGGAGTGGACGAGCCCCCCACTGCTCAGTTGGTTGTCACTGTCAAGAGCCCACCACAGAATCAAACTTTCACTGCGTCCAGCACCCTGTCCACCGAGACGGGCGTCACAACACAGAATTTAACACTCACGCCAGCCACTCGCACTGCAGCGAACGACATCACCACTGTGGAAAGTCAGTCTCAAGGTTCTGTTCAAGGTAACAGCACTGACCTGTTAGGGAATGCAACTGCAACTGCATATGGGGAGCATTTCTCCAAGAGCACATCAGTCAAGATGGAACAGCAGGCAAACAGCTCAGAGCCCACTTCCACAACCAGCGGGAACTTCCAGATCACACAGTTGCCAATCACCATCCCGACACCTGGCCACATCCCAGGCACTGCTATCGACTCCACGTCATCCCAAAAGGACATCTGCTTTAGCAGGATGGCCATTGTGTGGATCGTGCTGGCCATCAGTGTGCTCGTGTCCTCGTGTTGTAAGTAAAACCAGAGCAGCTTGGAAAATAAAGAGAGTCACATTCTGTCTGAAAGAAATGGTTTGGTATTTGAAGAATCTGACTCGTCTGCTTTACTGCAGAGAGTTAGAGGACAAGATTTATACCACCTTCACACTTGTATATTAAATAAGAAGCCACAGAAGCCACAGTGTAGTTTCACATAAAGAGTTGGAAGAAAAAGGGAAACGCCCTTAGTTAGATAGGCATGTCTGAGTTAGCGGGTTTCCCTTGTTTGGTTGTGGCTTGAGATTCATATTTAACCTCTTTACATTCACCTGCTTGCAGTGACCTGTTCCCTGTTAGGGCAGGGTTTTTTATCGATTTAGCTTCCACCTTCTTTCATCCAATTTAAGCTTACGCATGCCATAGTtaaaacatttaagaaaaactgcatgaaaatcatttaaaaggtGACATCttctactttttgttttttttaatgtgcttaACCCTAAATGGTTCAGCAGCAGCCTATGTGTTAATCCTCCCATCTCACTATTGGGAAAAAAATTCCTTAAATGACACCGCACCAGGTCACAGTATTTTATATTGTAGCAAGTaaatcacattgttataacACGTGCATATTTTAACCGTTATTAGTAATCTTATTACATTTCTGAAGTGAGTTTAATTCATTCTTAAGTTTTGACTTTTCTTGTCTTCATTTGTCTCAGTCAGCTCCTAGATTTCCCAGAATCCCTTTTGACAGCCTCCAGTTACACTTCAGGGCCGTTCCTTATGAAATTAATTTGGTTTAAAAAGTTTTCACCGGTGAAAAGCCATTCCACCCAAGGCAAAATATAATTTTGTGCACTCCAGTCCGTTGAAAATGAAGTACTTTTACTTTGTGATTCCTGAAAGCCTTCTCGTATATTTTCACCGAACGACTGGCAGCTCAGAATTTGCAGTATTGATTTCCAACTGCAGCACGTTGTCCTGAAACATGACAGCCTCTTGCCGAGCAGCAGGTGTGGGTGATTTCAGAGGCTTTTTGAAGCAGCAGCTATTCCCGTTTCTGTGCTAAgcctgtttttttcctctgcctGCTGTAGCTGTGCTGTTGACTGTGTGCTgcatgaggaggaagaagaagtcGTCAAGTCAGGAGAACAACCTCAGTTACTGGAACAACGCCATCACCATGGACTACTTCAGCAGGCACGCCGTGGAGCTGCCCAGAGAGATACACACTCTGGAGAGTGAGGTACAAACTACTGACACTGTTAGGCTGCATTTCTGTTACTGCTCTGCACCGCACACACTTAAAGCGGCTGCACATTTACTTGATGTTTCGCTATCGGTCAGCAGAATGCGTTTAATGAGTATGGAAACAACAAGAGGATCCATGTCCAATCTCCCCTGTCAGCAAGCCCCGAGGCCTTCTGAAGCCACTTGAGCATGACGCTGTGCCGCTGCGATTAACGAGGATGCTATTTGGAACAAGCAAAAGACAAATTTCCCCTCAGGGCATCTGATTCTTAGACAGTTCTTCACATCAAGTATTCACTTAAATTTACAGCAGCAACTGAATCTCAAAGACTGGCTTCAGTGTCGGTATACTGAGTAGTCTTTACTGATACATTATTAGTAACTTGGTATTAGTAATTAATAAACCTCAGCTGAGTGGGTTTAATTACATACAAGACCGCAAACTTTTAGTGATGCATCATTTTAGTTATATTTATCAATAATATCGGTCTGTGCATGCTCAAAAGATAGAAACCAGTAtataaaaatccaaagatttaaaaattaaagttaattttCTGATATTTTTGAGGCATCCAACAAGCATTCATTATATTTAAatctgtttaaaagaaaagcatTAATAAGCCAAGATCAGTGTTTCATAAACATGAGTGGTGCGACCCACTGCAGGTGCTTCAGATTactgcagacaaaaaaatgtgaataaaagacaaaaatctgtcaaacatAATCAATAAATAAACCTTAAGAAAGATCAAAGATCTTCAGTCATTCTCAAGTTATCAGAAAGACGGATAATAATTTAATGATGAAATTTAATGATCGGGTTTTTCACATATGTGTATTTAATAAAATGACActgagctgtttttttttataatgttttTGGTCTGGTTGAGGATTTTTGACTACATAAAGAATTTTTGAAGCAATGATGcgtttatattattttaaaaaattgctttagagaacagaaaaacacatttaggcTTCATAGATCAATAAACCAGCAGCTGATGAGGtctgctttttcattttaaaggttCTGTATCATGGTCTTGTGGTAAATAACATGTCTTCCATATCTTTCCTTCTCCATCATGTTACGTATTTTATGTTTTGCTGTGAACAAATGGATAATCCAAGCTAAACTTTGGTCTCTTTAATTCTCATGTCGCTTTGAGCTCTGGTAGAAATCTTCTGAACCAAGAAATTCTACTAATTGGCAGCGTTTCCATTGATTCACTAAATTCACAGCTTAATCCTTCAGCACATGTACTCCCACTTATTTTTTGCTGTAAGTAGCTTTGGGATTGGTAAAATCATCTTGTTCccatctgtattatattattagTTTGTTTAAAATAGTGCGTTGGCATGAATTCAGTCTTTATTCATTCCAGACTTATAGTCcatagaaacaaaacaaatcatatatcacaaaaacaagataaaaacaaTCTGGTTTCTTCAGTATTGACCTCACGGTGTCCTCCGTAAGCTACATGAAGTTTCCGTGAACTCGCTGTCCTATAATTCGTCAGACATTGCCTATAAATATAATAAGATGTCCAACATATTTGACCTAAGATTTTTATCTGACAGTTTAAACTCCTTGAATCCTGTGTATCCTCTTTGCTTCTGCAAATCATTATATCTGATATCACGCTCCACGCCAGAAGCTCCCAGGTTTTTAATAAAGTGATATAAGGcttttacactgtaaaatctgcaAACCAGGTCATTTTCTAGCTACTGTCTCCCACTAATTAGAAATATTTTGCACTTAATGATGATAATTTTACACATATTCCCCTaatcagtgtgttttttaaagtgggTTTGAAAACTTTAAGGCAGCatgcaattttattttattttttactaacCCATTCATATGTATGCAAAACTGAGGAAAACAATCCATAAGGCTTTGTAGGCTAGTCCAGCTCAAAGCAGAAAGTGCAATATCTTGTTTTTAGGTGCATGACAGCGCCATCTGTTGGAAAAGATGGGATATAACAGCGGCATATTATACTGTGCAAATTCCCCCCTCTATTCTTTTTAACCGTATATTTTTATGCACCATTGCTTGCTCTCTTTGCATGTTTATTAtcttctctgtgtgtttcctttattttattcctcttcctcctcaattTGCATTCCTTTGCTGCCTGTCGGAGGTGTCAGGAGAGGGAAGCTGAGGTTGGATCGTGTGTAGGATGCCCTTGGTGACACTCAGGTGTTGTTTACACGTGTCCGTAGAGCAGAAGCCTCGTACTGTAGCCTCCCTGGTGCTGTaggaaaatgacagaaatgattGTAAACCTGAagatggtgatggtgatgatgatggtgttCCTGTAGTTCGATGTGATTGGATGAAAAAGCCCTTTAAGACTTTTTCACAACGACCTCCTGCACCACCTCATTACTGCTGACTCACCATCACCCAGCACACTTAGATTAACACCCTCTGCTGCCTTCTTCTGAGTCACCTCTCCCTTTTTGTTTCTCCACTTGTGAGGCTCTTACATCTTCCCCACCACCTCCCCTTTGTATCTCTGATCACTGAGCTTTTTTCACATATCTTTGTTCACCATCTCCTTAAAAGCCCTGATGTGCAcaaaacccatattttattctgtCCTCTTCCACGCTAAACTTGCTGCTCGTCGCCTGTAGAGCGACTCAGATACAGTAGAGTGTGCGCTAACGGTGAGCCCCGAAGCGTGAATCATGAATTAGAGCTGCTGTTTAACAGTTACAcctactttcattttttttcactacgtCTTATTTTGTGCATGTGCTCTTGCAGGATCATGACACCTGTCTACCCCCTAATGGAGACTACAGCGGCAGCAGCGTGGTCCTGGTTAACCCTTTCTGCCAGGAGACCCTCTTCATCAACAGAGACAAAGCTTCTGCCATATAGAGACACAGAGGGGCGAGAAGCTGTGCGgatcctcgtcctcctcttccCCTGCTGTTCTTGTCTATTTTATATATGTGGTAAATATTCAGAGACTTTGACTTTATACTGTAtatcacaaacacaaagagcaaCCTGAAAGAAGAGCGGCGTAAACAGACGCTTATTTACTACGAGGATGCACCTGCGTATTTTTCTGATGTACATTTTCTACAAAAGGCTTAATTGTGAtaaaggtttttattgtctttataaAATTACAGAGTATATgtggttttgtttctttgcagtGGCTTGATGGTGAGTGCACTGTGGATGTTGCCACACGAAATCTGCTTTAGAGAGAGACACATGTGCTAT
It contains:
- the tmem108 gene encoding transmembrane protein 108 isoform X1, with the translated sequence MVVGEGGRRRRREENNATSFPPSLSLFGLRTRGHHPAGNLGTLDVPYGCCSSCSLVPAGSQQSLLHHSRKRENHEHCGGGAGSHDTMKTSLQVLRCQLLSVLAFLALPAGLVSSAQELYLSHTPQDSVYMAVTHSSPLTSPKPPPLDWHQDGSSSGEWSPKGMQPTNALLPTAALPPLHLHRLAQTSNLAREDPPSYDRVTPNTVSTGSHVNHPKEPSSDVVNRSLMRKLVRAHNPVTVSTNQASSSSSPKFPNAEMPNIDVESAAIGAPSPLAPASLSGADKGDALDANHTGPQKLSVEELGQWYDPRLQPPSSLSVDADAARGLKLRKHAVGSPHHAITLREVHGVDEPPTAQLVVTVKSPPQNQTFTASSTLSTETGVTTQNLTLTPATRTAANDITTVESQSQGSVQGNSTDLLGNATATAYGEHFSKSTSVKMEQQANSSEPTSTTSGNFQITQLPITIPTPGHIPGTAIDSTSSQKDICFSRMAIVWIVLAISVLVSSCSVLLTVCCMRRKKKSSSQENNLSYWNNAITMDYFSRHAVELPREIHTLESEDHDTCLPPNGDYSGSSVVLVNPFCQETLFINRDKASAI
- the tmem108 gene encoding transmembrane protein 108 isoform X2; protein product: MKTSLQVLRCQLLSVLAFLALPAGLVSSAQELYLSHTPQDSVYMAVTHSSPLTSPKPPPLDWHQDGSSSGEWSPKGMQPTNALLPTAALPPLHLHRLAQTSNLAREDPPSYDRVTPNTVSTGSHVNHPKEPSSDVVNRSLMRKLVRAHNPVTVSTNQASSSSSPKFPNAEMPNIDVESAAIGAPSPLAPASLSGADKGDALDANHTGPQKLSVEELGQWYDPRLQPPSSLSVDADAARGLKLRKHAVGSPHHAITLREVHGVDEPPTAQLVVTVKSPPQNQTFTASSTLSTETGVTTQNLTLTPATRTAANDITTVESQSQGSVQGNSTDLLGNATATAYGEHFSKSTSVKMEQQANSSEPTSTTSGNFQITQLPITIPTPGHIPGTAIDSTSSQKDICFSRMAIVWIVLAISVLVSSCSVLLTVCCMRRKKKSSSQENNLSYWNNAITMDYFSRHAVELPREIHTLESEDHDTCLPPNGDYSGSSVVLVNPFCQETLFINRDKASAI